The Nitrospira sp. genome has a segment encoding these proteins:
- a CDS encoding cytochrome bc complex cytochrome b subunit, producing the protein MKHSSPAVIPDHQPSTSEKILAFLDERLGLKEMQAKMLNEPIPGGSRWAYVFGSILLFIFAMQAVTGTMLMFYYVPTADHAYDSTQYIIHDVDYGWFLLSYHFWGSSAMVVCVFAHMSQVFLWGAYKKPRELLWLVGLALFGIVITFGFTGYLLPWDQRAFWATLVGVEILDKTPIIGDFIARFLKGGASPGQMTLSRFFVLHVMILPAALMALAGLHIFLFRVAAPAGPFKGTTEEIKAKTDYFFPRQIWKDIVGMAFVFVGLCALALWEPVVLLDKATPDPGEYHPEPEWYFLFYFQLLRLKLFAGQFGQFMGAVALPVIFMGLMVALPFFDKDPERNIFKRPIALISWIAIMVVIALFTVAAVINREFLD; encoded by the coding sequence ATGAAACACTCATCTCCTGCTGTGATTCCCGATCATCAGCCCAGCACCAGCGAAAAAATTCTCGCCTTTCTTGATGAACGGCTTGGGCTCAAGGAAATGCAGGCGAAGATGCTCAATGAGCCGATTCCGGGAGGCTCTCGTTGGGCCTACGTATTCGGTTCGATCTTGTTGTTTATCTTTGCCATGCAAGCGGTCACCGGCACTATGCTCATGTTTTACTATGTGCCGACTGCGGATCACGCCTACGATAGTACCCAGTATATTATTCACGACGTCGATTACGGCTGGTTCTTGCTCAGCTACCATTTCTGGGGCTCCAGCGCGATGGTGGTTTGCGTGTTTGCGCATATGTCCCAGGTCTTTCTCTGGGGTGCGTACAAAAAGCCACGCGAGCTTCTCTGGTTAGTTGGGCTTGCCCTCTTCGGCATCGTCATTACGTTCGGCTTCACCGGCTACCTCCTTCCTTGGGATCAACGTGCGTTCTGGGCGACGCTCGTGGGTGTCGAAATTTTGGATAAAACTCCAATTATCGGTGACTTTATCGCGAGGTTTTTAAAAGGTGGTGCGAGTCCTGGGCAGATGACTTTGAGCCGATTCTTTGTCCTCCACGTGATGATTCTCCCAGCGGCACTGATGGCTTTGGCCGGGCTGCACATCTTCTTGTTCCGTGTGGCTGCTCCAGCAGGCCCCTTTAAAGGTACAACAGAGGAGATCAAGGCGAAAACCGACTATTTCTTTCCTCGTCAAATTTGGAAAGACATCGTTGGGATGGCCTTCGTTTTTGTCGGCCTTTGCGCCTTGGCCCTCTGGGAGCCGGTCGTGTTGCTGGACAAAGCGACGCCGGATCCCGGGGAGTATCATCCAGAACCGGAATGGTATTTTCTATTCTATTTCCAGCTGTTGAGGTTGAAACTCTTTGCTGGTCAGTTTGGTCAATTTATGGGTGCGGTTGCGCTGCCGGTCATCTTTATGGGGTTGATGGTGGCGCTTCCTTTTTTCGATAAAGATCCCGAACGGAATATTTTCAAGCGGCCAATCGCGCTGATCAGCTGGATTGCGATCATGGTCGTCATTGCCCTTTTCACAGTGGCCGCTGTCATTAATCGAGAGTTCTTGGACTAA
- a CDS encoding cytochrome c, giving the protein MSEVAQLQLIALSIVGVGILILLFIKAVFIRVTGFVFIVLGLFSLMSLAVPQLASLPPAEEKVDISSIKTPTDIAAIGQTVFFSKGQCALCHSIGPSESARCPDLKGIGAKLSKDFLYESLTDPQAFIYQDYRHGGVPKEYPATMPAINKDPIGLSKNEILAVIAFLQQMSGEPISVSVSELEIPGKAPSAPVKAAQAALVADAHTN; this is encoded by the coding sequence ATGAGTGAAGTCGCGCAACTACAGCTGATTGCACTGTCGATCGTGGGGGTCGGAATTCTGATCCTTCTCTTCATCAAAGCCGTCTTTATTCGGGTCACGGGATTTGTCTTTATCGTATTGGGACTGTTCTCGTTGATGTCTCTGGCCGTACCGCAGCTGGCCTCATTGCCCCCCGCGGAAGAAAAAGTCGATATCAGCAGCATCAAGACCCCCACGGACATCGCCGCGATCGGCCAAACGGTCTTTTTCAGTAAGGGACAATGCGCTCTGTGCCATTCAATCGGTCCTAGCGAATCTGCTCGCTGTCCAGACTTGAAGGGGATTGGTGCAAAGCTCAGCAAGGATTTTCTGTATGAAAGTCTGACGGATCCTCAGGCGTTCATTTATCAGGACTACCGGCATGGCGGCGTACCCAAAGAGTATCCCGCAACGATGCCTGCCATCAATAAAGATCCGATCGGGCTGTCGAAGAATGAAATTTTAGCGGTCATTGCATTTTTACAGCAGATGAGCGGCGAGCCGATCTCCGTCAGCGTATCAGAACTTGAAATACCGGGTAAGGCACCGTCTGCTCCCGTGAAGGCAGCGCAAGCAGCACTTGTGGCCGACGCACACACGAATTAG
- a CDS encoding cytochrome ubiquinol oxidase subunit I, which translates to MSAIQEIETIQWALRAIRGQGRWLVGLLLTVGWFLLPSIGLAAEGSTAGPTEYRDIPYIGSRNLVWIVAQLHLLLAGFVLGVPIFAWLCEVIAWRGGEKRYDKLAKEFTKLLTSAYATTALFGGILLFLLVAFYPKLMNYLTDVFFPSFLLYCLLFLLETATLYLYWYGWDAMQEGKKKTLHVFLGFLLNFFALFIMIVPNAWATFQSSPVVISEGTAFERAWAATWNPTWWPINIHRLIANVVLGGYICGAYAGVRYLSVKSREDREHYDWMGYVGNFIGVFGLLALPFAGYWLMREIYQYNQQMGITLMGGFLSWLFIIQAMLIGVLFLGSNYYFWLGITYRIPGSEAKYRRAMLMMLISLLLCLAVWMTPHSLVASIEEAQKMGGAHHPLLGVLGVMSAKMTVSNLMILITFMSFVMYWRAGKQDTAGWAKLGKAVMGAVLVLASLAVIVLGIWGYFVPAIVRINYFSTSQVAIVGFVILTITPLTALLLKSAKTTTEMVWGSMPPRAGYALVLNAVMVILLMTLMGYARSSSRVHWHVYGVMRDTSPYAYSPALGSASLIMAFCTFFFCILVAFIFWVATMGDKYKNAAGTGKGELPHGIPAMAGGAPEERQQG; encoded by the coding sequence GTGAGTGCCATACAGGAGATCGAAACGATTCAATGGGCTCTCCGGGCCATCCGTGGTCAAGGGCGATGGCTTGTCGGTCTCTTGTTGACGGTTGGCTGGTTTCTCCTTCCCTCGATTGGCTTGGCGGCGGAGGGAAGCACTGCCGGGCCGACTGAATATCGGGACATCCCCTATATCGGCAGCCGGAACCTTGTGTGGATCGTTGCCCAGCTCCACCTCCTGCTGGCTGGTTTCGTTCTCGGTGTTCCAATTTTTGCATGGCTGTGCGAAGTCATTGCATGGAGAGGCGGGGAAAAGCGTTACGACAAACTGGCCAAGGAGTTTACAAAGCTCCTGACTTCGGCCTATGCCACGACCGCGCTGTTCGGTGGGATTCTTCTGTTCCTCTTGGTCGCGTTCTATCCCAAGCTCATGAATTACCTGACGGACGTCTTTTTCCCGTCTTTCCTCCTCTATTGCCTGCTCTTTCTCCTTGAAACCGCGACCCTCTATCTCTATTGGTACGGTTGGGACGCGATGCAGGAAGGCAAGAAGAAAACTTTGCACGTGTTCCTTGGGTTCCTGCTGAATTTCTTTGCGTTGTTCATCATGATCGTGCCGAATGCCTGGGCGACCTTTCAGTCGAGTCCGGTCGTCATCTCAGAGGGGACCGCATTCGAACGCGCGTGGGCTGCCACGTGGAATCCCACCTGGTGGCCGATCAATATTCATCGGTTGATCGCCAATGTTGTGTTGGGTGGGTATATTTGCGGTGCCTATGCAGGCGTTCGCTATCTTTCAGTCAAGAGTAGGGAAGATCGCGAGCATTACGATTGGATGGGCTACGTCGGCAACTTTATCGGAGTATTCGGGCTCCTGGCCCTGCCGTTCGCCGGATACTGGCTCATGCGTGAAATCTATCAGTATAACCAGCAGATGGGGATCACCCTGATGGGAGGCTTCTTGTCCTGGCTCTTTATCATCCAGGCCATGCTCATCGGAGTCTTATTCCTTGGCTCCAACTATTATTTCTGGCTGGGGATTACCTATCGTATTCCAGGATCGGAGGCGAAGTATCGACGAGCGATGCTGATGATGCTCATCAGTTTGTTGCTTTGTCTTGCCGTCTGGATGACGCCGCATTCGCTCGTCGCCAGCATTGAAGAAGCCCAAAAAATGGGAGGTGCGCACCACCCCCTTCTGGGAGTGTTGGGTGTCATGTCGGCCAAGATGACCGTCTCCAACCTCATGATTCTCATTACCTTTATGAGTTTCGTGATGTATTGGCGAGCGGGGAAGCAAGACACAGCCGGATGGGCGAAACTGGGAAAAGCGGTGATGGGTGCCGTGCTGGTCTTGGCAAGCCTCGCTGTGATCGTTCTCGGTATCTGGGGGTATTTTGTCCCGGCGATCGTTCGGATTAATTATTTTTCGACATCTCAGGTAGCGATCGTCGGCTTCGTCATCCTGACGATCACACCGTTGACGGCACTCTTGCTTAAGAGTGCCAAGACGACGACGGAGATGGTGTGGGGCAGCATGCCTCCTCGCGCGGGGTATGCCTTGGTCCTCAACGCGGTCATGGTCATTTTGCTCATGACGCTGATGGGCTACGCACGGTCTTCTTCCCGCGTCCATTGGCATGTGTATGGGGTCATGCGAGATACCTCGCCCTATGCCTATTCGCCGGCACTCGGTAGTGCGTCGTTGATTATGGCGTTCTGTACGTTTTTCTTCTGTATCCTCGTCGCATTTATTTTCTGGGTGGCGACCATGGGCGATAAGTATAAAAATGCGGCAGGGACGGGAAAAGGAGAGTTACCCCATGGCATTCCCGCCATGGCCGGGGGGGCTCCAGAGGAACGCCAGCAGGGATAG
- a CDS encoding ubiquinol-cytochrome c reductase iron-sulfur subunit: MLQPKLKSKVRCTDHDIGEVTRVVLDPLSHEISHIVVSMNGSGERQVTMAQVQDVTDDAVQLRVLSAEILSLPPFKREDYVTTHEVEISHLEDNLHVTPGEVLVPLPDLEKSVKRRTFFMNFTHVIGFLIGLPLAYPILRFLMKPMYAEFDNAWLKVGNVSKIKQEDVGTQFKYKKQVKEVYMPEYEVEKNVWILRATPDLLERVYQGKDVEFHDAKGKTIWTNKKDVPYIAFSGKCPHLGCGFKWRQHKALGQVFLCPCHLSIYDAGGKVLDGPAPRGLDALPVKVSPSGEVEVIDMEFKAGTKSQIRIV; this comes from the coding sequence ATGCTGCAACCTAAATTGAAATCCAAGGTCCGGTGTACGGATCACGACATCGGGGAAGTTACCCGAGTAGTGCTGGATCCCCTCTCTCATGAAATCAGCCACATTGTTGTGTCGATGAATGGCAGTGGGGAGCGACAGGTTACGATGGCCCAGGTGCAGGACGTCACGGACGACGCGGTTCAGCTACGCGTCCTGTCGGCGGAGATCCTGTCGTTACCTCCGTTCAAGCGAGAAGACTATGTCACAACGCACGAAGTGGAGATCTCCCATCTGGAAGACAATCTCCATGTCACTCCCGGTGAGGTCCTCGTCCCTCTTCCTGATTTGGAAAAGAGCGTCAAGCGTCGCACATTTTTCATGAATTTTACCCATGTCATTGGGTTTTTGATCGGCCTTCCCCTTGCCTACCCCATCCTCCGGTTTCTGATGAAGCCCATGTATGCTGAGTTTGATAACGCATGGCTCAAGGTCGGGAACGTGAGCAAGATTAAACAGGAGGATGTCGGGACTCAGTTTAAATACAAGAAGCAGGTCAAAGAGGTGTACATGCCCGAGTATGAAGTCGAGAAGAATGTCTGGATTCTCCGGGCGACTCCCGACTTGCTGGAAAGGGTATATCAGGGGAAAGATGTCGAATTTCACGACGCCAAGGGAAAGACCATCTGGACAAACAAAAAAGATGTTCCCTATATCGCATTTTCCGGTAAGTGTCCCCATCTTGGCTGTGGCTTCAAGTGGCGCCAGCATAAGGCGCTTGGGCAGGTGTTTCTCTGTCCCTGCCATTTGAGCATTTATGATGCAGGCGGAAAAGTCCTTGATGGGCCGGCTCCCCGTGGATTGGATGCATTGCCGGTGAAGGTTTCACCTTCCGGCGAGGTTGAGGTCATCGATATGGAATTTAAGGCCGGTACAAAGTCTCAAATTCGGATTGTGTGA
- a CDS encoding cytochrome c, producing the protein MWNLFKKLTVGLVVGGGLVAIANSQEVPVSFQLLFFVVSLIGAVTFALLDAKAMNVMSGGMSFLAVMAFWIFLISVCVAGASFLPQFDPEDEKAKIGKLLDKERKQSAQGKTEELIARAKALDQQVKALEDRLKGVGGGQAVATIQAPPAGDKSAAGSGGASGDIMKVGEEQWQLQECYNCHKLRGEGGKKRGPELDNIGTLLTIEEIQQKIADPKSFMAEGYDKEWQKGIMPDKFKDLMDPKEMLALATWLGSFKNAAVNTPKPIKKK; encoded by the coding sequence ATGTGGAATTTATTTAAAAAACTAACGGTCGGGTTGGTGGTGGGTGGTGGACTGGTTGCCATTGCGAATTCGCAAGAAGTGCCGGTTAGCTTCCAGCTCTTATTCTTTGTCGTCTCGCTGATCGGGGCCGTGACATTTGCGCTTCTTGATGCCAAGGCCATGAATGTGATGAGTGGAGGGATGTCATTTCTCGCCGTGATGGCATTCTGGATTTTCTTGATCTCGGTGTGCGTCGCCGGTGCGTCGTTCTTGCCGCAGTTCGACCCTGAGGATGAAAAGGCCAAGATTGGGAAACTTCTCGATAAAGAGCGCAAGCAGTCGGCCCAGGGGAAGACGGAAGAGCTGATCGCTCGCGCGAAGGCTCTTGATCAGCAAGTGAAGGCATTGGAGGATCGGCTGAAGGGGGTCGGCGGTGGGCAGGCGGTTGCAACCATCCAGGCTCCTCCTGCTGGAGATAAGTCTGCTGCGGGTAGTGGTGGAGCTTCCGGTGACATCATGAAGGTTGGTGAAGAGCAGTGGCAATTGCAGGAGTGTTACAACTGTCACAAGTTAAGAGGAGAAGGGGGCAAGAAACGGGGGCCCGAGTTGGATAACATCGGAACCTTGTTGACGATCGAGGAGATTCAGCAAAAAATTGCCGACCCTAAGAGTTTTATGGCCGAGGGCTATGACAAGGAATGGCAGAAGGGCATTATGCCGGATAAGTTCAAAGATCTCATGGACCCCAAGGAAATGTTGGCGCTTGCCACCTGGTTAGGTTCCTTCAAGAACGCTGCAGTCAATACTCCCAAGCCGATCAAGAAAAAGTAA